In Galactobacillus timonensis, the genomic window GCGATCTTCAATGCGATTCCGGCGCAGCTCAAGATTGCGGTATCGGTTGGTATCGGTCTGTTCATTACATTCATCGGTCTTCAGAACGGTCATGTGATCGTTGACGGTTCGACGCTGGTTACGCTGTTTTCCTTCAGCTCTTCGCTGGCGAACGGTACGTTCAATACGGAAGGCATCACCGTTATTCTGACGCTTGTCGGTACACTGATTACGTTTACGATGCTGGTAAGAGGCAGAAAGGGCTACATGCTCTATGGCATTCTGATTACCTGGGTTCTTGGTATCCTGTGCCAGCTCACCGGTATCTATGTTCCGGATCCGGCCAATGGTTTCTATTCCGTTATTCCGACGGCATTCGTTTCGGCTCCGGCTTCGCTGGCTCCGACATTTATGCAGATGGACTTCAGCTACATTGCTTCGCATACGCTGGACTTCCTGGTCGTTGTCTTCGCGTTCGGCTTCGTTGATATCTTCGATACGCTGGGAACGGTCATCGGCTGCGCAAGCAGAGCGAACATGCTTGACAAGGATGGCAAGCTCGAGGGCATGAAGGGTGTTCTGCTCGCTGACGCCGTTGGTACGACGGTTGGTGCGTGCCTTGGTACTTCGACGGTTACGACGTTCGTTGAGTCTTCTTCCGGTATCAATGAGGGTGGCCGCACGGGTCTGACTTCCTGCACGGTCGGTGTTCTGTTCCTTGCGTCGCTGTTCCTGTCGCCGCTGTTCCTGACGATTCCGAGCTTCGCTACGGCGCCGGCTCTGATTGTTGTCGGCTTCCTGATGGTTGAGCAGGTTGCGAAGATTGACTGGACCGATTATTCTACGGCTGTTCCGTGCCTGATCTGCTTCACGATGATGGCATTCTCCTACAGCATTTCGGATGGTATTGCATATGGCATCATGAGCTATACGCTGCTCAATCTGATCCTTGGCAAGGGCAAGAATATTTCCGGTCTCATGTATGTGCTGACGGTTCTCTTTGTTCTGAAGTATTTCCTGATCTGATCGGCATCAACAATTAAATATAAAAGGCAGCCCCACAGAAGCGGAATCTCTTCGCCCCCCTGTGAGGCTGTTTTTCTAAGGTTTCTCTCCGGTTATTCAGTTTCTTACAGCTTCGAGATCTCGTAAATATTTCGGTTCTCTAGTTTGATATAAGATATAGCTCAAGTTTTGTAGTAAAAATGGCGCATCCCGCATAATGATGGGACTTGCGCCATTTTTTCTGTGTGGTGATATGGATTATATTTTGGGTCAGAGAATTAACACAAATGCGCCAATTATACCTTACCTATGCGCATGACCAGATTGGTCAGACACTGTCTGACCAATTCAAGGATCTCCCTGCAGTGAGTACAGGACAGAAGTTTGTACTTAGCTGGTCGCATTACCTGAAGCTAATGAGAATTGACAATGTGAATGAACGTCACTTCTATGAAATTGAGGCTGCAAAAAACAACTGGAGTTTGCGCGAGCTGAACCGGCAGTACGACAGTGGTTTGTATGAGAGACGAGCGCTAAGCACAGACATAGAAGGAATGCGCAAACTGGCCGAAAAAGGTCAGATAATCGAAAGATCGTCGGATGCAGTTAAAGATCTATATGTGCTTGAATTTTTAGAAATGGAAGAAAAGGCGTCTTATTCTGAAAGTGATCTTGAATCGCATTTAATTGATAATCTGGAGAAATTTCTACTTGGTGCTGGTTATACGTTTGTTGCACGCCAGAAGCGGTCCACATTTCATGAAGACCATTTCCGAGTAGATCTGGTTTTTTACAATCGCTTGATACAATGCTTTGTGCTTTCGGCATCAACAATTAGATATAAAAGGCAGCCCCACAGAAGCGGATCTCTCCGCCCCCTGTGAGGCTGTTTTTCTAGGGTTTTGTTTGTTGTTCGTGTTCTATGTTTCGCCCGTCAGTGCACCTGCTCAAACTGTGCATGATAGAGCTGGGCGTAGAAACCGTTTCTGGCAAGCAGCTCTTTGTGTGTGCCCTGCTCCATGATCTGACCGTGATTCATGACGATGATCTGATCCGCATTCTGAATGGTTGACAGACGGTGGGCGACGATGAAGCTTGTACGGCCCGACATGAGACGGTCAAAGGCTTCCTGCACCTGCAGCTCCGTGCGTGTATCGATGCTGGAGGTTGCTTCGTCGAGAATGAGCATCCGCGGCTTTGCCAGCATGACGCGGCTGATGCACAGCAGCTGCTTCTGTCCCTGAGAGAGGTCATCGTCACGTACCGGCGCATCCAGGCCGTTGGACATCTTTTTAATGAACTCCCAGCTGTGCGACTCTTTGGCGGCAGCGATGATTTCTTCTTCCGTCGCATCGGGACAGCCGAAGGCGATGTTTTCACGCACTGTCGCTTCCTTGAGCCACGTGTCCTGCAGCACCATGCCGAAGTTCTGACGCAGCGAGGCGCGGGAAGCAGCTTTGGTATCCTGTCCGTCGATGGAGATCGTACCGCCGTTGACATCGTAGAAGCGCATCAGCAGATTGATCAGCGTCGTCTTGCCGCAGCCGGTGGGCCCGACAATAGCCGTCAGCGTACCGGGCTTGGCATGGACCGTAAAATCTTGAATCAGCGGCACATCCGGCCGGTATGAGAAGTTCACATGCGACAGATCAACAGCACCCTGTGTCACCGTCAGAGCGTTGGCGGAATCCGGCGTCTCATCCTCCTCATCCAGAAGCGTGAAGATGCGGTCGGCGCAGGCCAGCGAATTCTGCAGTTCCGTAATCACGGAACTGATGTCATTGAACGGCTTCATATACTGATTGGCGTAGGAAAGCAGAACCGTCAGACCGCCAACCGTCAGCGTACCCTTCAGAATATGCGAAGCACCGATCCAGGCAACGGCCGCATAGATCACATTATTGACGGCGCGTGTCGACGGGTTGGTCAAAGAGCTGAAGAAGATGGCTTTGATGGAGTCTTCGCGCAGCTCCTTGTTCAAAGAAGAGAAGCGCTGCGAAGCCCTCTCCTGATACTGGAAGGCCTGCACCGTTTTTTCTGCCGAGATCATTTCGTTGATCAGCGCCGTCTGCCGGCCGCGTACCTCTGTCTGTTTGTGGAACATCGTATAGGAGCGGGAGGCGATGAACCTTGCGACAAAGAAGCTCAGCGGCGTCAGAGCGACGACCAGCAGCGAAATCATTACATCTGTCTGGAACATGAAGATCAACGTCACCGCAATTGTCACGATGCCGGAGAACAGCTGCGAAAATCCCAGCAGCAGACCGTCCGACATCTGATCGGTATCGGCAATGATGCGCTGCACCAGGTCTCCGCTGCTCTGAGCGTCCAGCGTCGAAAGCGGAAGGTGCTGAATCTTGCGGATCGCCTTTGCCCGGATATCCTGAATGGTCCTATAGCAGAGACGGTTGTTTACAAGATTCATGATCCAGGTAATGGCAGCCGTAATTAACAGAAGAATCAGAATCCGGATCAGAATCGTACCGATCGCCGTAAAGTCAACGTTCTTCGGCCCGATGATGTAATCAATCGCCCGCCCGAAGAGAATCGGAATATACAGCTGCAGAATCGCAGAGATACCGGCCGACAGGAAACTAACAACGACCCAGAGCCTGTACTTTGCGATGACTTTGAGCAGACGTGTCAGTGTGCTTGCATGTTTCTTCTGCTTCATGCGGCGGCCTCCTTTCCGTTTGCCGTATCCGGCGTCTGGGAACGATAAATCTCCTGATAGACGGAACAGCTTTTCAGCAGCTGCTCATGGGTTCCGATCCCCGCGAGCATGCCATCGTTGAGCACCAGAATCTTATCGGCGCTGCGAACGCTGGACACACGCTGCGAAACGATGAAGACGGTACGCTGACCAGCCAGGGAGCGGATCGCCTGACGCAGATGCAGATCCGTCGCAAAGTCGAGGGCACTTGCCGAATCATCGAGAATCAGAATCGAAGGATTCTTTACCAGGGCACGGGCAATGGTGAGCCGCTGCTTCTGGCCGCCCGAGAGGTTGCGTCCGTTCTGCTCGAGCATCGCATCCAGGCCGCCCTTCTTGCCGTCGACGACTTCCTTTGCCTGCGCCGTGATCAGTGCCTGGTTGATCTCTTCGTCTGTTGCGCCGGGGTTGCCAAGCTTGAGATTGTCGCGGATCGTTCCTTCAAAGAGCGTTGCTTTCTGGGGAACGATGCCGATCTTCTGCAGAAGATCATTTTGAGGCCAGTCTTTGACGTTGACGCCCTGGACCGATACGGTGCCGCTGCCGGCGTCATAGAAGCGGGGAATGAGATTGACCAGCGTACTTTTCCCCGATCCGGTAGGACCGATGATGCCGATCGTCTCGCTGGCGGCGGCAGTGAAGCTGATGTCACTCAGCACATTGGCGGCGCCGGCGGAATATGTGAAGCTGACGTGATCGAAGGATACTGCCGGAGCATTCGGGTCCGGTGCTTCTTTCATGGCCTCTGCCCAGGTCTGGGAAGGTTTCAGTTCCAGCGTATGCTCGACGCGGTCGGCGCAGGCGATGGAACGGTTCAGCGTAATAATGAGAGACGACAGCTTCAGCAGCTCCACAATCATCTGCGCCATATAGTTGTAAAGGGCGACGACATCACCCTGGGCCATGGAACCCAGATTTACCTGAACGGCACCCTGGCGGATCAGGAAGATGGCCGCAATGTTGATCATGGCATAGGAAGCCGGATTCAGCAGCGCCGCAATTTTGCCCACAAACTCATTGAGCTTCGTCAGCGCTTCGCTCTTGTCGTCGAATTCTTTGACTTCCCTTTCTTCGGCCCGGAAGGCGCGGATAACACGGACACCGGTCAGGTTTTCGCGGGTCGTGGTCGTAAGGGAATCGAGTGCGCGCTGCGCCTTTTCATAGAGCGGGATGCAGGTCCGCATAATCCAATAGAAAACAATCCCCAGCAGCGGCACCGCAATCAGGAAGATAAGGGCACACTGCACATTGAGCGTAAACGCCATAATGACGGAGCCGAACACAATGAACGGGCTGCGCAGCAGCAGGCGCAGGCCCATGTTGAGACCGGTCTGAACCTGGTTGATATCGCTGGTCATGCGGGTGATCAGCGTGTCACTGCCCTGTTTGTCCAGATCCGCATAAGAAAGATGCTGAATATGGTCAAAGAGCGCCTGACGCACGTCACTTGCGAAGCTGACGCTGGCATTGGCCGCAAACCACTGCGCAACGAAGGAAAAGCCCATGCCTGCCGCCGCAAGAATGATCAGGATCCAGAACTGCTTCACAAATACCGAAGGATTGTTTCCGGCGACGCCATCGTTGATAATGGCGGCGACAGCGATCGGAACCATCAGATCCATCAGCGCTTCCAGCAGTTTGAACAATGGCGCCAGTACCGCCTGTCTGCGGTAGGGCCGCAAATATGGTTTCAGCAGGGGAAACCGCCCGTTTTTTCGATTACTCATATCATCTATATCCCGGCCCTCATCTTAGCATCGCCACTATAGTGAAGGAATCACAAATTCCGCCATTTCGCACCCTTTTCGAAAACGAAAGATGGGGAAAATGCTATGCTGTAGATAGGGATTTTCATTGCAGGAAGGAATAAATCGTATGGTTTCCAAGAAAACAAAGGATTCTGTATTTCTGACGCAGTATGATCGCTATCTTTTTAATGAAGGGCGCAACTATAAAATCTATAAGAAAATGGGTGCACATCCGGCCGTCGTGGACGGCGTCAGAGGGATGCACTTTGCGGTCTGGGCCCCGCATGCCCAGCGGGTATGCATCGTCAGTGACCGCAATGGCTGGAACAGCGACGAAGATAATATGAAGCTGCTGGAGACCAGCGGTATCTGGGAAGGCTTTGTCCCGGATATGGGGCTGGATGAGAATTACAAGTTCGCCATTCATACGCGGGATGGCCGTGTTTTTCTGAAGGCGGATCCGTATGCGTTCCATGCGCAGCTGCGTCCGGATACGGCCAGTGTGACAGCGGACATTGACGATTATCCGTGGCAGGATGGCCGGTGGATGAAGACACGGGCGGCGCAGAATACATATTCCGCGCCGATGGCGATCTACGAATGCCACCTCGGCTCCTGGAAGAAGCGGGGCGAGGGTGAGAGTGATTTTCTGACATATCCTGAGCTTGCCCGTGAGCTGGCGGATTACTGCAATTACATGGGTTATACGCATGTGGAGCTGATGGGAATTGCGGAGCATCCGTTTGACGGATCCTGGGGCTATCAGGTGACGGGCTACTATGCGCCGACGAGCCGCTATGGTTCGCCGCGTGAGTTTATGTATATGGTGGATTATCTTCACCAGCACGGGATCGGTGTGATTCTGGACTGGGTGCCGGCACACTTCCCGAAGGATGCGTTCGGTCTCGCTGATTTTGACGGTGAGCCGCTGTATGAGTATCCGGACAAGCGGATGGGTGAGCATCCGGACTGGGGAACGAAGATCTTCAACTATGGAAAGAATGAGGTGAAGAATTTCCTCATCGGCAATGCCCTGTACTGGTATGACGAATATCACATTGACGGTCTGCGCGTGGATGCGGTCGCTTCGATGCTGTATCTGGATTACGGGCGCAAGGCCGGGGAATGGGTGCCGAACAAATACGGCGGCAACGGCAATCTGGATGCGGTCGAGTTCTTCAAGCATCTCAATTCCGTGATCCGCGGCCGCAACGACGGCACCATCATCATCGCCGAGGAGTCCACAGCCTGGCCAAAGGTGACGGAGAAGCCTGAGAACGATGGCCTTGGCTTTACGTATAAGTGGAATATGGGCTGGATGCACGATTTCCTGGACTACATGAAGCTGGACCCGTATTTCCGCAAAGACAATCACAATAAGATGACCTTCGGCATGAGCTATGCGACCAGTGAGAAGTTCATTCTCGTTCTGTCGCACGATGAGGTTGTGCATCTGAAGTGTTCGATGATCAACAAGATGCCCGGCTACGAAGCGGACAAGTTTGCGAATCTGAAGTGCGGCTATCTGTTCATGTTCGGTCATGCGGGCAAGAAGCTGCTGTTCATGGGCCAGGACTTTGGTCAGTCGCATGAATGGGATGAAAAGAAGGAGCTGGACTGGTGGGAGTGCGATAAGCCTCTGAACCATGATCTGCAGAATTATTTCCGTGATCTTCTGCATCTGTACCGGAAGTATCCGGCGTTCTATGATCTGGATGATTCGTGGGACGGTTTCCAGTGGATCAATGCGGATGATAATACGCGGTCGATCTTCTCCTTTGTGCGCCGCGATCGTACGAAGGAAAATTCGCTGCTGTTCGTAATCAACTTTACGCCGGTTGCGCGTGATGACTATATGGTCGGCGTTCCTGAGAAGGGAACGTATGATCTGCTGTTCAATGAACACGGTCTTCTTGAAAAGCCGCAGCACTTCAAGGCTGCTGCCGGAGAGTGCGATGGGCAGCCGCTGCACGTGAGCTATCCTCTGCCTGCCTATGGCTGTGCGGTGTTCCGTTTCCATAAGCCGGTACACAAGAGTACAAAGAAGGAAACAACACCGAAGAAAAACGGATAAAATAGGCGGCATAAGCCGCAGGAATGCGGATAGAAACGAGGGGGAACGATGAATCAGGAAGCGATGCGGTGTCTTCTGTGTCCGGTTCCGATGTGCAGCACGAAAGGATGTCCGATCCATACACCGGTGCCGCAGGCAATGAAGCTGTACCGGGAAGGAAAGCCGGATGAGGCGGGAAAGCTGGTGTTTGATAACAATCCTCTTTCGGCGGTGACGTCGCGGATCTGTGACTGGCAGCGCTTCTGTTACGGGCATTGCGTTTTGAATGCGAAAAAGCAGCCGGTGCGCTGGTATGAAATTGAGCAGGAGATTTCGGCCGCTTACCTGAAGAATCATCATGAGACAAAGTCTCCGGAAACAATCGGTACGGCTGCCATCATCGGCGGCGGGCCGGCCGGTATTGCGGCGGCGATCCGTCTGGCAAGGCAGGGCGTCGCAGTGACGATCTACGATCAGATGGAGCGGGTCGGCGGGGTGCTGCGTTACGGCATTCCTGAGTTCCGTCTGGAGCGTACCTATGTGGACAGTCTGGAGCGGATTCTTCTAGAGCTCGGCGTCCACTTCGTGGGTCATACGAAGCTTGGCAGCGACTGTTCGCTGGACAGTCTGATGAAGCATTATGATGCGGTTCTGCTGGCGGCGGGCGCTGAGAAGGCGCGGACGCTGCGGATTCCGGGCGAGACGCGGCCGCATGTGTTCTATGCGGTGGAGTGGCTGAAGAAGCCGGATGCGTCGGTGCTTGGGGATCATGTGATCGTCATCGGCGGTGGCAATGTGGCAATGGACGCATGCCGTACGGCAAAGCGGATGGGACGCGACGTTCAGGTGTTCTACCGCAAGACATTCGAGAATATGCCGGCCAATCCGCTGGAGGTTGCGGAGGCGCAGAAGGAAGGTATTCCGTTCCATGTGTTCCAGGCGCCCGTCGAGGTGCGGGGACACAGCGTCGTTTTCCGTGATTGTGAAAATGATCAGGACGAACATGGCAAGACCGTGACCCGGATCCTCGATGGTACGGATCATGAGGTGAAGTGCGATACGCTGCTGGTTGCGGCGGGAGAAAGCGTGGACTACAGTCTCTTCGGCGATGTGAAGCCGCAGATGGATGAAAGAGGCTGGCTGAAGACAGGCGAACACGGAAAGATCGAAGGTCTTGCCAATGTGTTTGCGGCCGGGGATTTCCTGCTGGGTGCCAGGACGGTCGTTGAGGCTGCCGCAACCGGCAATCAGGCGGCCGACGGCATGCTTGAAGTAATCAGGAATAAGGCAAAGGAGGCATAACGATGGGTGAACTTTTGACTCAGCTTCGCAAGGAAAACATGCAGGCAATGAAGGATCACGATACGGTGAAGAAAGGTGTTCTGAGCCTGGTGATCAGTTCCATTGCGCTGGCGGAAAAGGAAGGCGGAAAGGTACTGACCAAAGACGAGGAACTGACCTATGTTCAGCGTGAACTGAAGCAGACGCGTGAGGCGCTGGCTGAGACGCCGGCAAGCCGCCAGGATCTGATCGATGAGACAAACAGGAAGATCGCGATTCTGGAAAGCTATCTTCCGAAGCAGATGAGTGAGGATGAGATCCGTGCTGCGATCGAAAAGATCATAGCTGAGAATAATCTGGAACCGGTCAAGAAGAGCCAGGGTGTGATCATGAAGTCGATGATGGCCCAGTACAAGGGAAAGATCGACGGAAAAATGGTGAGTAAGATCCTTGGCACGATTCTGAAGTGACATATTAATCGACAATTGACGCTGCGATTCATGGGGGATGCGAAGGCATTCCCTTTTTCATCCGATGTGTCTCGGACTTTACGATGCCTTCAGAAAAAGTGCATATAATAAGTAGGTTCTTATAAGGGGGAGTAGTTATGCAGTTGTTGATTTACATTACAAACCATGAAGATACGGTTCGCCCGATCATGGAAAAAATCGCCGCAAACGGAATCAAAGGTGCGACGGTCGTTGACTGTGAAGGGATGCTCAAGTCGCTGAACGAGGACAGTGTAGATGCGCCGGCGATTTTCGGTGGTCTGCGTCAGTTTGTCAATCCGGGCCAGGCAAAGAATAAGATGATGTTCATTCTGCTGAAGGATGAACAGATCCAGACGGTTGTGGATGCGATTCACGGGGTTGCCGGTTCTCTGCAGAAGCCGAATACGGGCATCGTGTTTACGGTTCCTGTCACGAGATGGGAAGTGACCAAGGCATGAATACGCTGTTCTATGTAGCAGTCGCCATGGTCGCCGGCCTGCTCATGACGCGGCTGACGCGTCTTGTGAAGCTGCCGAACGTGACGGCCTATCTGATTGCGGGCGTTGTGATCGGCCCCTATGTTCTGAAGCTCATGGATGCGGATACGGTTTCTTCGCTGAGCATCATCACGGAGGCGGCGCTCGGTTTCATCGCCTTCTCGATCGGTGATCAGTTCAAGAAGTCGACTCTGGTCGCCATTGGCAAGCCGGCTTTGATCATTACGGTTCTTGAGTCGGCAGGTGCTGTTGTTGTGACACTGGCGGTGACGCTGCTGCTTGGCTTTGATCCGGTTGTCTGCGTGATGCTGGCGGCACTGTCTGCTTCGACGGCACCGGCGGCGACGCTGCTGGTTGTGCGTCAGTACAAGGCGGCAGGACCTCTCACGAACATGCTGCTGCCGGTGGTTGCGGCGGATGATGGGACGGGTCTGATTGCGTATTCGATCTGCGTCAACGTTGCCCTTGGCATGATCAATCACAATCCGTTCTCGGTAACGAATACGATTCTGCTGCCGCTGCTGCAGATCGTTTTGGCGCTGGCGATCGGTGCGGGCCTTGGCGTTCTGCTGGCTTTGACGCACCGTTTCTTCCGTTCGCATACGAACCGGATGTCCTTTGTGATTGCGATGGTGTTCATTGCGCTTGGCATTGCGGATCGTCTGAGCCTTTCCAATCTTCTGATGTGTATGGCAATGGGCGCCGCCTATGTCAATCTAAGCAATGATGCGGAGCGGGTCCTTGGTTGCATCGATGACTGGACCTATCCCCTGTTCATGCTGTTCTTCGTACTGTCGGGTGCGTCGCTGAATGTGACGATCATTACGAAGGTTGGCCTGATTGGTGTGACGTATATTCTGACCCGTTTCGGGGGCAAGTTCCTGGGCTCCTGGCTGGGCGGTACGATTACGCATCAGCCGGCGGTGGTCAAGGACAATATCGGCTGGGCACTGATGCCGCAGGCCGGTGTCGCCATCGGTATGGCTACGATGGCTCTGCAGCAGCTGCCGCTTCAGTACGGGCAGCAGATTCAGACCGTTGTCCTGGCGGCGACGCTGGTGTATGAAATCATCGGTCCGCTGGCTACCAAGAGTGCTTTGAAGCGGGCTGGCGAAATTCACGCTGAGTAAGACCTGTCTGATGGAGGAATTGCGACGGAATGATCTTCTGCCGCAGTTCCTTTTTTCGTGGCGTAAGCCGGAAGGATACGATAGAGTGATAACTGTTGGGAGAATCTGTATGAGTGAAATGGAAATCAGTCAGGAACAGCAGCAGTTTCTGGAACGCTTCTTCACTGCCGCTGTAAATGTCTATGGAATGATCGATTTACGTACCCTTTGGAACGTATACATGTCCATTAAGATGAGTGGAAATACGGAGATCGTTCCACTGCACCGTTCGACGATGCTGGCGTACATCGATGAGGCATCCTCCTCTTCCCATCCCTGGAGAGTGATGGAAATCAATGAACTGGAGCCGGAAGAGACTCCGGAGGAAATGAAGCGGGTGCTGGTTGAAAGCGGCATCGGCAATCATACGGCGAAGGATCTTGATCTCTACCATTCGGTGATTGCGGCCCGCAGGGGAAAGAAAGTATCGGTGCCGGAGGATTTCTTCAGCTATGCACAGTTTCTGCGCAATCGTCAACAGGAGGATCTGATTCTGTTTCTGATGAACCTGAAGGTAAGTGCTGTGGAAATCAGTGACGTCAGGGATCCGGATCATAAGATCGCGACCGAAAATCGCGGCAGCCGTCTGCAGGATCTGACCTTTGCTACGGTGGAGGTGAAGAACTGGTTCGGTGATCATGGGCCTGGCGCTGTGGAGGAACGTCCGGGTGGGCCGGCTGTGCTTCTGTTCAATACGGTGGACTGGTCGATGCGCTCGGGCTACCTTACGCCGGAAAAGAGTCTGAACTATCTTGCGGATGCGCTGCAGCTGATGGGAATTGTTCTTTCGAAGAAGGATGCGCGTGAACTGCACCGGCTCTTCAGTGACTTTGCCCGTGTGACGCCTCTGTGGAGGGAATGGGGCGCTTCTGCAAAGGATCTGCAGGAAACAGGAAACTGAGCAGTGGAAAAATAACGAGTGAAAGAAAAATCCGTCAGGAACCGCAGCAGTTTCTGGAAACATTGTTAACGGCCGCTGCCAATGTCTATGGAGACATTGATCTTTCTTCGCTGTGGGATATTCAGGTCAATACTCCTGGTAAATATGCCTGCATATACAATCCGGACTACAGGCAGTTATGACAAATACAGAAGTACAGTTGGGAAGCGGAAGAGATGGTACGCAGCCCGACTTTTTCTATGCTCTGGCCAGCGTTGCAAAAGACGAGGGAAAATATGATCAAGATCAAAAAAATCCATGAGCTTTGGAGGACGCGTATGGAACTGCCAAGGAAACAATATTTAGAGAAACTGATTCGAAAGAAAGACAACGGCCGGATTAAAGTGATCACCGGTATCCGCAGGTGTGGGAAGTCATATCTGTTGTTGAATCTGTACCGCACTTACCTGCTGGAAACCGGGGTGAAAGAAGACCAGATTATTTCACTTGCATTGGATGAACTTCAAAATGCGAGATACAGAAATCCTTTTGAGCTGGATCGATATATCAGGGAAAAGATCCGGAATTCCTCCATCAGATACTATGTGTTTATTGATGAAATTCAGTTTGTTGGGGAGGTGGCAAACCCGTATCTGAATGATCCGGATGAAAAAATCACATTCGTTGATACACTGCTTGGCCTGATGAAACTGGCGAACGTGGACATATATGTTACAGGCAGTAATTCAAAGATGCTTTCTACCGATATTTTGACCCAGTTCCGGGACAGGGCAGATGATATTCGTGTATATCCTCTTTCTTATGCGGAGTTTTATGATGCCTATGAAGGAGACAAGCGCAGGGCATGGCCCGATTACTATAGCTA contains:
- a CDS encoding ABC transporter ATP-binding protein; the protein is MSNRKNGRFPLLKPYLRPYRRQAVLAPLFKLLEALMDLMVPIAVAAIINDGVAGNNPSVFVKQFWILIILAAAGMGFSFVAQWFAANASVSFASDVRQALFDHIQHLSYADLDKQGSDTLITRMTSDINQVQTGLNMGLRLLLRSPFIVFGSVIMAFTLNVQCALIFLIAVPLLGIVFYWIMRTCIPLYEKAQRALDSLTTTTRENLTGVRVIRAFRAEEREVKEFDDKSEALTKLNEFVGKIAALLNPASYAMINIAAIFLIRQGAVQVNLGSMAQGDVVALYNYMAQMIVELLKLSSLIITLNRSIACADRVEHTLELKPSQTWAEAMKEAPDPNAPAVSFDHVSFTYSAGAANVLSDISFTAAASETIGIIGPTGSGKSTLVNLIPRFYDAGSGTVSVQGVNVKDWPQNDLLQKIGIVPQKATLFEGTIRDNLKLGNPGATDEEINQALITAQAKEVVDGKKGGLDAMLEQNGRNLSGGQKQRLTIARALVKNPSILILDDSASALDFATDLHLRQAIRSLAGQRTVFIVSQRVSSVRSADKILVLNDGMLAGIGTHEQLLKSCSVYQEIYRSQTPDTANGKEAAA
- the glgB gene encoding 1,4-alpha-glucan branching protein GlgB, with product MVSKKTKDSVFLTQYDRYLFNEGRNYKIYKKMGAHPAVVDGVRGMHFAVWAPHAQRVCIVSDRNGWNSDEDNMKLLETSGIWEGFVPDMGLDENYKFAIHTRDGRVFLKADPYAFHAQLRPDTASVTADIDDYPWQDGRWMKTRAAQNTYSAPMAIYECHLGSWKKRGEGESDFLTYPELARELADYCNYMGYTHVELMGIAEHPFDGSWGYQVTGYYAPTSRYGSPREFMYMVDYLHQHGIGVILDWVPAHFPKDAFGLADFDGEPLYEYPDKRMGEHPDWGTKIFNYGKNEVKNFLIGNALYWYDEYHIDGLRVDAVASMLYLDYGRKAGEWVPNKYGGNGNLDAVEFFKHLNSVIRGRNDGTIIIAEESTAWPKVTEKPENDGLGFTYKWNMGWMHDFLDYMKLDPYFRKDNHNKMTFGMSYATSEKFILVLSHDEVVHLKCSMINKMPGYEADKFANLKCGYLFMFGHAGKKLLFMGQDFGQSHEWDEKKELDWWECDKPLNHDLQNYFRDLLHLYRKYPAFYDLDDSWDGFQWINADDNTRSIFSFVRRDRTKENSLLFVINFTPVARDDYMVGVPEKGTYDLLFNEHGLLEKPQHFKAAAGECDGQPLHVSYPLPAYGCAVFRFHKPVHKSTKKETTPKKNG
- a CDS encoding PDDEXK nuclease domain-containing protein, giving the protein MIWIIFWVRELTQMRQLYLTYAHDQIGQTLSDQFKDLPAVSTGQKFVLSWSHYLKLMRIDNVNERHFYEIEAAKNNWSLRELNRQYDSGLYERRALSTDIEGMRKLAEKGQIIERSSDAVKDLYVLEFLEMEEKASYSESDLESHLIDNLEKFLLGAGYTFVARQKRSTFHEDHFRVDLVFYNRLIQCFVLSASTIRYKRQPHRSGSLRPL
- a CDS encoding NCS2 family permease; translated protein: MFEKLFHLEANHTTVKTELMAGLTTFMTMVYILAVNPSILSASGMDAGAILTATALSSAIACFCMALFSNKPFALSAGLGLNAYFAYTVCGAMGYPWQVALAAVFVEGIVFIILTLTNVREAIFNAIPAQLKIAVSVGIGLFITFIGLQNGHVIVDGSTLVTLFSFSSSLANGTFNTEGITVILTLVGTLITFTMLVRGRKGYMLYGILITWVLGILCQLTGIYVPDPANGFYSVIPTAFVSAPASLAPTFMQMDFSYIASHTLDFLVVVFAFGFVDIFDTLGTVIGCASRANMLDKDGKLEGMKGVLLADAVGTTVGACLGTSTVTTFVESSSGINEGGRTGLTSCTVGVLFLASLFLSPLFLTIPSFATAPALIVVGFLMVEQVAKIDWTDYSTAVPCLICFTMMAFSYSISDGIAYGIMSYTLLNLILGKGKNISGLMYVLTVLFVLKYFLI
- a CDS encoding ABC transporter ATP-binding protein produces the protein MKQKKHASTLTRLLKVIAKYRLWVVVSFLSAGISAILQLYIPILFGRAIDYIIGPKNVDFTAIGTILIRILILLLITAAITWIMNLVNNRLCYRTIQDIRAKAIRKIQHLPLSTLDAQSSGDLVQRIIADTDQMSDGLLLGFSQLFSGIVTIAVTLIFMFQTDVMISLLVVALTPLSFFVARFIASRSYTMFHKQTEVRGRQTALINEMISAEKTVQAFQYQERASQRFSSLNKELREDSIKAIFFSSLTNPSTRAVNNVIYAAVAWIGASHILKGTLTVGGLTVLLSYANQYMKPFNDISSVITELQNSLACADRIFTLLDEEDETPDSANALTVTQGAVDLSHVNFSYRPDVPLIQDFTVHAKPGTLTAIVGPTGCGKTTLINLLMRFYDVNGGTISIDGQDTKAASRASLRQNFGMVLQDTWLKEATVRENIAFGCPDATEEEIIAAAKESHSWEFIKKMSNGLDAPVRDDDLSQGQKQLLCISRVMLAKPRMLILDEATSSIDTRTELQVQEAFDRLMSGRTSFIVAHRLSTIQNADQIIVMNHGQIMEQGTHKELLARNGFYAQLYHAQFEQVH
- a CDS encoding FAD-dependent oxidoreductase, whose amino-acid sequence is MNQEAMRCLLCPVPMCSTKGCPIHTPVPQAMKLYREGKPDEAGKLVFDNNPLSAVTSRICDWQRFCYGHCVLNAKKQPVRWYEIEQEISAAYLKNHHETKSPETIGTAAIIGGGPAGIAAAIRLARQGVAVTIYDQMERVGGVLRYGIPEFRLERTYVDSLERILLELGVHFVGHTKLGSDCSLDSLMKHYDAVLLAAGAEKARTLRIPGETRPHVFYAVEWLKKPDASVLGDHVIVIGGGNVAMDACRTAKRMGRDVQVFYRKTFENMPANPLEVAEAQKEGIPFHVFQAPVEVRGHSVVFRDCENDQDEHGKTVTRILDGTDHEVKCDTLLVAAGESVDYSLFGDVKPQMDERGWLKTGEHGKIEGLANVFAAGDFLLGARTVVEAAATGNQAADGMLEVIRNKAKEA